In the Drosophila biarmipes strain raj3 chromosome X, RU_DBia_V1.1, whole genome shotgun sequence genome, one interval contains:
- the LOC108023504 gene encoding transcriptional regulator ovo isoform X6 encodes MGGGRDGRGNYGPNSPPTGALPPFYESLKSGQQSTASNNTGQSPGSNHSHFNGNPANFLQNAAAAAYIMSAGSGGAGGGGGGSGSGGGAAGPGGASANSGGGGGGGNGYINCGGVGGPNNNLDGNNLLNFAGVSNYNDSNSKFHNHHHHHHHNNNNNNNNGGQSSMMGHPFYGGNPSAYGIILKDEPDIEYDEAKIDIGTFAQNIIQATMGSSGQFNASAYEDAIMSDLASSGQCPNGAVDPLQFTATLMLSSQTDHLLEQLSDAVDLSSFLQRSCVDDEESTSPRQDFELVSTPSLTPDSVTPVEQHNANTSELDALHENLLTQLTHNMARNGSNQQQHPHHQQHSVQQQQQQQHSVPQQQHNVQQQHNVQQQQHGVQQQPPPSYQHATRGLMMQQQPQHGGYQQQAAMMSQQQQQLLSQQQQSHHQQQQQHAAAYQQHNMYAQQQQHHQQQQQHHFHHQQQQQQQSHHSHHHGHGHDNSNMSLPSPTAAAAAAAAAAAAAAAAAAAHLQRPMSSSSSSGGTNSSNSSGGGSSNSPLLDANAAAAAAAALLDTKPLIQSVSNPLDQQPNAQSQQPKQGKQITLMKTTRYTEFVEMVALDVLLKPEQCIEVKPEVTEITAEELALEAEAPVVATGTPAPPPPPAAASSSGRKLRGRAKAVAYGSTMITLISTLKSSPEVPATKTVHRTTLRSLASAAAATAAGLLAPSPTVSVLNESKVLQRRLGLPPDLQLEFVNGGHGIKNPLAVENAHGGHHRIRNIDCIDDLSKHGHHSQQQQQQQQGSPQQQQGMQQSVQQQQQQQSLQQQQQQQQLHQHHSNSSASSNASSHGSAEALCMGSSSGGANEDSSSGNNKFVCRVCMKTFSLQRLLNRHMKCHSDIKRYLCTFCGKGFNDTFDLKRHTRTHTGVRPYKCNLCEKSFTQRCSLESHCQKVHSVQHQYAYKERRAKMYVCEECGHTTCEPEVHYLHLKNNHPFSPALLKFYDKRHFKFTNSQFANNLLGQLPMPVHN; translated from the exons ATGGGCGGCGGTCGCGACGGCCGAGGGAATTACGGACCCAACTCACCGCCAACGGGAGCATTGCCCCCATTCTACGAGAGCCTCAAGAGCGGCCAACAGAGCACGGCCAGCAACAATACGGGCCAGAGTCCCGGCTCGAATCACTCGCACTTCAACGGGAATCCAGCGAATTTCCTGCAAAACGCCGCAGCGGCAGCGTACATAATGTCAGCTGGGTCTGGAGGAgcaggcggcggaggaggtggcTCCGGGAGCGGAGGTGGAGCAGCCGGACCGGGTGGCGCTTCGGCAAacagtggtggtggtggcggcggcggcaatgGTTACATCAATTGCGGCGGTGTTGGTGGTCCAAACAATAATCTCGACGGTAATAATCTCTTGAACTTCGCCGGTGTTTCTAACTATAACGACTCCAATTCCAAATTCCATAAtcaccatcaccatcatcatcataacaacaacaataacaacaacaacggtgGTCAATCATCGATGATGGGTCATCCCTTTTACGGCGGCAATCCCTCAGCCTACGGGATAATACTGAAGGATGAGCCGGATATCGAGTACGACGAGGCGAAGATCGATATCGGCACCTTTGCGCAGAACATAATCCAGGCAACGATGGGCAGTTCCGGTCAGTTCAATGCCAGCGCCTACGAGGACGCTATCATGTCGGATTTGGCCAGTTCGGGTCAGTGTCCGAACGGGGCCGTCGATCCCCTCCAGTTTACGGCCACGCTGATGCTGAGTTCGCAGACGGATCATCTGCTGGAGCAGCTGTCCGATGCCGTCGACCTGAGCTCGTTCCTGCAGCGCAGCTGCGTGGACGACGAGGAGTCCACCAGTCCGCGGCAGGACTTCGAGCTGGTGTCCACGCCCTCGCTGACGCCGGACTCGGTGACGCCCGTGGAGCAGCACAATGCCAATACATCCGAGCTGGATGCCCTGCACGAGAATCTGTTGACGCAGTTGACCCACAACATGGCCCGGAACGGCAGcaatcagcagcagcatccacatcatcagcagcacagcgtgcaacagcagcagcagcagcagcacagtgtgccacagcagcagcacaatgtgcaacagcagcataatgtgcagcagcagcaacatggtGTGCAGCAGCAACCACCGCCCTCGTATCAGCATGCCACGCGCGGCCTGatgatgcagcagcagccgcagcacgGCGGCTATCAGCAGCAGGCTGCCATGatgtcgcagcagcagcagcaactgctcagccagcagcaacagtcgcaccatcagcagcagcagcaacacgcTGCTGCCTACCAGCAGCACAACATGtatgcccagcagcagcaacaccaccagcaacagcagcagcatcacttccaccaccagcaacagcagcagcaacagtcaCACCACTCGCATCACCATGGCCATGGCCATGACAACAGCAACATGTCGCTGCCCTCGCCAacggctgctgcagctgcggctgctgcggcggctgctgctgcggctgctgccgccgccgctcaTCTGCAGCGACCgatgagcagcagcagcagctccggcggcaccaacagcagcaacagcagcggcggtggcagcagcaacagtccGCTCCTGGACGCAAATGCCgccgcggcagcagcagctgccctGCTCGACACCAAGCCACTCATCCAAAGCGTAAGTAATCCACTCGATCAACAGCCTAATGCCCAATCACAGCAGCCAAAGCAGGGCAAACAAATCACCCTGATGAAGACCACCAGGTACACGGAGTTTGTAGAGATGGTGGCACTGGATGTGCTGCTCAAGCCAGAGCAGTGCATTGAAGTCAAGCCAGAAGTGACCGAGATAACCGCCGAGGAGTTGGCCTTGGAGGCCGAGGCACCGGTGGTGGCCACGGGAACTCCGgctccaccaccaccgccagcAGCAGCCTCGTCGTCGGGCAGAAAGCTGCGCGGACGGGCCAAGGCGGTGGCCTATGGCTCGACCATGATCACGCTGATATCCACGCTGAAATCCTCGCCAGAAGTGCCGGCCACCAAGACGGTGCACCGCACCACCTTGCGATCGTTGgcgtcggcggcggcggccacggCAGCGGGACTGTTGGCGCCGTCGCCCACCGTTTCCGTTTTGAATGAGAGCAAAGTCTTGCAGCGGCGC TTGGGCTTGCCGCCGGATCTCCAGCTGGAGTTTGTGAACGGCGGACATGGCATTAAGAATCCGCTGGCCGTGGAGAATGCCCATGGTGGCCATCACCGAATACGCAACATCGATTGCATTGATGATCTCAGCAAGCATGGCCACcactcgcagcagcagcaacagcagcagcagggctcaccgcagcaacagcagggcATGCAGCAGtcggtgcagcagcagcagcagcagcaatccctccagcagcaacagcagcagcagcaactgcatcagcaccacagcaacagcagtgcCAGCAGCAATGCCAGCAGTCACGGCTCGGCCGAAGCCCTGTGCATGGGCTCATCCTCCGGCGGGGCCAACGAGGACTCGTCCTCGGGCAACAACAAGTTCGTGTGCCGCGTCTGCATGAAGACCTTCTCGCTGCAGCGACTGCTCAATCGGCACATGAAGTGCCACTCGGACATCAAGCGCTATCTGTGCACCTTCTGCGGCAAGGGCTTCAACGACACCTTCGACCTCAAGCGGCACACGCGCACCCACACGGGCGTGCGGCCGTACAAGTGCAACCTGTGCGAGAAGAGCTTCACGCAGCGCTGCTCCCTGGAGTCGCACTGCCAGAAGGTGCACAGCGTGCAGCACCAGTACGCCTACAAGGAGCGCAGGGCCAAG ATGTACGTGTGCGAGGAGTGCGGCCACACCACCTGCGAGCCGGAGGTTCACTATCTGCACCTGAAGAACAACCATCCGTTCTCGCCGGCGCTGCTCAAGTTCTACGACAAGCGGCACTTCAAGTTCACCAACTCGCAGTTTGCCAACAATCTGCTCGGCCAGCTGCCCATGCCAGTCCATAACTAG